In the Pseudonocardia cypriaca genome, one interval contains:
- a CDS encoding FAD-dependent monooxygenase gives MPTTTDVLVVGAGPAGLATAITALRHGARVLVVERRGGTSTVPRATGVSTRTMELFRFWGVARAVREGAIDCDPRVAITRTLSAEPDELFPFSYPSMREALAVSPTYPALCSQDHIEPVLAAEIRRLGGEVRFGTELAELRTTPDGVHAELGPAGSVRARFVVGADGARSAVRTALGIGWEHLGSLGEFVNVLFRPDLAALLGRRLPGISFVKHPDAECVLLPVGAGRWTATRRWFPEHGESAADYTPARWTELLRTATGLPGLQPELLATGAFAMAADVAATVRSGPAFLVGDAAHRMTPQGGIGMNTAIHDGHELGWRLAWVVRGLAADALLDSYAAEREPLGRALAARSLREEREPDDGLPTDLGRTYRSPVVADDGAAPAQGHSRTARPGERAPHVWVRWRGRRVSVLDLFEDRLTVLTGHRGEGWRHATPRGVPIDVLVAGQDLPDPNRALRAAYRLEPHSAVLVRPDGIVAWRHDGRCRDRGAALAGAVETTLGHRGVGTSLAGKHVA, from the coding sequence CGCCACGGCGCCCGCGTTCTCGTCGTCGAACGGCGGGGCGGCACCTCCACCGTCCCCCGCGCCACCGGGGTCAGCACGCGGACGATGGAGCTCTTCCGGTTCTGGGGTGTCGCCCGCGCGGTCCGCGAAGGCGCCATCGACTGCGACCCCCGCGTCGCCATCACGCGCACCCTCTCCGCCGAGCCCGACGAGCTGTTCCCGTTCAGCTACCCGTCGATGCGCGAGGCGCTCGCGGTCAGCCCCACCTACCCGGCGCTCTGCTCGCAGGACCACATCGAGCCCGTCCTCGCCGCCGAGATCCGCAGGCTGGGCGGCGAGGTCCGGTTCGGCACCGAGCTGGCGGAGCTGCGTACCACCCCGGACGGGGTGCACGCCGAGCTCGGACCCGCAGGGTCCGTCCGCGCGCGGTTCGTCGTCGGCGCGGACGGCGCCCGCAGCGCCGTGCGCACCGCGCTGGGCATCGGATGGGAGCACCTCGGGTCGCTCGGCGAGTTCGTCAACGTGCTCTTCCGCCCCGACCTGGCCGCGCTGCTCGGGCGGCGGCTGCCCGGCATCTCGTTCGTGAAGCACCCCGACGCGGAGTGCGTGCTGCTCCCGGTCGGCGCCGGCCGCTGGACCGCCACCCGCCGGTGGTTCCCCGAGCACGGGGAGAGCGCCGCCGACTACACCCCCGCCCGCTGGACGGAACTGCTGCGGACCGCAACTGGCCTGCCCGGCTTGCAGCCGGAGCTCCTCGCGACCGGCGCGTTCGCGATGGCCGCGGACGTGGCGGCAACGGTCCGGTCCGGACCCGCGTTCCTCGTCGGCGACGCCGCGCACCGGATGACGCCCCAGGGCGGGATCGGCATGAACACCGCGATCCACGACGGCCACGAGCTCGGCTGGCGCCTCGCGTGGGTCGTCCGCGGCCTGGCCGCTGACGCCCTCCTCGACAGCTACGCGGCCGAACGCGAGCCGCTCGGCAGGGCCCTCGCCGCGCGATCGCTCCGCGAGGAGCGGGAGCCGGACGACGGCCTGCCGACCGACCTCGGACGCACCTACCGCTCCCCCGTCGTCGCCGACGACGGCGCCGCACCCGCGCAAGGCCACTCCCGCACGGCGCGGCCCGGCGAGCGGGCGCCGCACGTGTGGGTGCGGTGGCGCGGACGCCGGGTGAGCGTGCTCGACCTCTTCGAGGACCGGCTGACGGTGCTCACCGGCCACCGCGGGGAAGGGTGGCGCCACGCCACGCCGCGGGGCGTCCCGATCGACGTGCTCGTGGCCGGGCAGGACCTGCCCGACCCGAACCGCGCCCTGCGCGCCGCGTACCGGCTGGAGCCGCACTCGGCCGTGCTGGTGCGGCCCGACGGGATCGTCGCCTGGCGCCACGACGGCCGGTGCCGCGACCGCGGCGCCGCACTCGCGGGAGCGGTGGAGACGACTCTGGGGCACCGCGGGGTGGGGACGTCGCTCGCCGGCAAGCACGTTGCGTGA